In Sodalis ligni, a single genomic region encodes these proteins:
- the astA gene encoding arginine N-succinyltransferase produces MMTIRPVEAGDLMDIMSLADKTGAGLTSLPTHRDVLAARIDRSLRTWQGAAERAEQGYLFVLEDSERRKVVGVSAIEAAVGLNEPWYNFRVGTLVHASKSLNVYKAVPTLYLSNDHTGQSELCTLFLDPDYRHGTNGQLLMKARLLFMAAFRQHFAQRVIAELRGYCDEQGHSPFWANLGQHFFSIDFARADYLSGTGSKAFIAELMPKHPLYVDFLAPEARAVIGKVHPHTEPARAVLESEGLRYQGYIDIFDGGPVLEAEIDNIRTVRESRLWVTALSEDAGPDRDAPWYLLANDDYPAYRVVAAQPRPERDRLMISAEIHAFLRLSPGRRVRAVPVRLPSGTAQTQGLL; encoded by the coding sequence ATGATGACGATCCGTCCGGTGGAAGCCGGCGATTTAATGGATATAATGAGTCTGGCGGATAAAACCGGCGCCGGGCTTACTTCCCTCCCCACCCACCGGGACGTGCTGGCCGCCCGTATTGATCGTTCCTTGCGCACTTGGCAAGGCGCGGCGGAACGCGCCGAGCAGGGCTACCTGTTTGTGCTGGAGGACAGCGAGCGCCGCAAAGTGGTGGGCGTAAGCGCCATTGAAGCCGCCGTGGGCCTGAATGAACCCTGGTACAATTTTCGCGTCGGCACCCTGGTCCATGCTTCTAAAAGCCTGAATGTCTATAAAGCGGTACCGACGCTCTATCTGAGCAACGATCATACCGGCCAGAGCGAGCTCTGCACATTGTTTCTCGATCCGGATTACCGTCACGGCACCAACGGCCAGTTGCTGATGAAAGCGCGCCTGCTGTTTATGGCGGCGTTCCGGCAGCATTTTGCCCAGCGGGTGATAGCGGAGCTGCGCGGCTATTGCGATGAGCAGGGACATTCTCCTTTCTGGGCCAATCTGGGCCAGCATTTTTTCTCCATCGATTTTGCCCGGGCGGATTACCTGAGCGGTACCGGCAGCAAGGCTTTTATCGCCGAACTCATGCCTAAGCATCCTTTATATGTGGATTTCCTGGCGCCGGAGGCCCGTGCGGTGATTGGCAAGGTACACCCGCACACCGAGCCGGCGCGGGCGGTGCTGGAGTCTGAGGGACTGCGTTATCAGGGGTATATTGATATTTTCGACGGTGGCCCTGTTCTTGAAGCTGAAATCGATAATATCCGCACGGTGCGGGAAAGCCGGCTTTGGGTAACTGCGTTATCGGAAGACGCCGGACCGGACCGGGACGCGCCATGGTATCTGCTGGCGAATGACGACTACCCCGCTTACCGGGTGGTAGCGGCACAGCCGAGACCGGAACGGGACCGGCTGATGATCAGCGCTGAAATCCATGCCTTCCTGCGCCTTTCTCCCGGACGGCGGGTGAGGGCGGTGCCCGTCAGGCTGCCGTCCGGGACGGCACAGACACAAGGGTTATTATGA
- the astB gene encoding N-succinylarginine dihydrolase — protein sequence MEVNFDGLVGPTHHYAGLSFGNEASTRHRNHDANPRLAAQQGLLKMKSLSDAGFPQAVLPPHERPHLPALRQLGFSGTDGQILAAAARYPQLLSAVSSASAMWVANAATVSPSADSADGRVHFTVANLNNKFHRALEAKTTGAVLAAIFADGRYFQHHPPLPSVALLGDEGAANHSRLGRYDEPGIQLFVYGKDGYGGGAEPGRYPARQTREASEAIIRLHQLAPERTLLVQQNPAVIDEGVFHNDVIAVSNEQVLFYHQHAFMDGVSVRDRLRRRLALLQQDFLPVEVPADRVSVADAVQTYLFNSQLLSRQDGHMTLVVPEEARRNPGVWRYLAELAAENGVIDDIRVVDLRESMRNGGGPACLRLRIILTQDEYRAVNPRVLMTEYLFLQLSQWVDRHYRDRLNQQDLADPALLNEVRTALDELTQLLDLGSVYPFQQ from the coding sequence ATGGAAGTCAATTTTGACGGGCTGGTGGGACCGACCCATCATTACGCCGGGCTGTCGTTCGGGAATGAGGCATCCACCCGTCACCGCAATCATGACGCCAATCCGCGCCTGGCGGCTCAACAGGGTCTGTTGAAAATGAAATCCCTGTCTGACGCCGGCTTCCCGCAGGCCGTGCTGCCGCCCCACGAGCGGCCGCACTTGCCCGCCTTGCGGCAGTTGGGTTTTAGCGGCACCGACGGGCAGATATTGGCCGCCGCGGCCCGATATCCGCAGTTGCTGTCGGCGGTCAGTTCTGCCTCCGCCATGTGGGTCGCCAACGCCGCCACCGTCAGTCCGTCGGCGGACAGCGCAGACGGCCGGGTGCATTTTACCGTCGCCAACCTGAACAATAAGTTTCATCGGGCGCTGGAAGCCAAGACCACCGGTGCCGTTCTTGCGGCGATATTCGCCGATGGCCGCTATTTCCAGCATCATCCCCCCTTGCCATCCGTGGCGCTGCTTGGCGACGAAGGCGCGGCCAACCACAGCCGTCTGGGACGTTATGATGAGCCGGGCATCCAGCTGTTTGTCTATGGGAAAGACGGCTACGGCGGCGGCGCGGAGCCCGGCCGTTATCCCGCCAGACAGACCCGCGAGGCCAGCGAAGCCATCATCCGCTTGCATCAACTGGCGCCGGAGCGAACTTTGCTGGTGCAGCAAAATCCGGCGGTAATCGATGAAGGGGTTTTTCATAACGATGTGATTGCGGTGAGTAACGAACAGGTCTTGTTTTACCATCAGCATGCGTTTATGGACGGCGTCTCGGTACGCGATCGGCTCCGGCGCCGCCTGGCCTTGCTGCAACAGGACTTCCTGCCTGTGGAGGTGCCCGCGGATCGTGTTTCCGTGGCCGATGCGGTGCAAACCTATTTGTTTAACAGCCAGCTATTAAGCCGGCAAGACGGGCATATGACGCTGGTGGTGCCTGAAGAGGCCCGCCGCAACCCTGGCGTTTGGCGTTATCTGGCAGAGCTGGCGGCGGAAAACGGCGTTATTGATGATATCCGCGTAGTGGACCTGCGGGAGAGTATGCGTAACGGCGGCGGGCCGGCATGCCTGAGATTAAGGATCATTTTGACGCAGGATGAGTACCGGGCGGTGAATCCGCGGGTACTCATGACTGAATATCTGTTTTTGCAATTGAGTCAATGGGTGGACAGGCATTACCGCGACCGCCTGAATCAGCAGGATTTGGCCGATCCGGCTTTATTGAATGAAGTTCGTACCGCGCTGGATGAATTGACCCAATTGCTTGATTTGGGGTCCGTCTATCCTTTCCAGCAATAG
- the osmE gene encoding osmotically-inducible lipoprotein OsmE produces MNKKIVLAFTTATALTLLSGCTVFDRADSYMKKPVVSDVKKGMTKQQARAIGGVPSTSATMINARGTCDSYVLGTRDGKPINYFVSYDDTNHVLNKGFQSCQEYDTNPQQ; encoded by the coding sequence ATGAATAAGAAGATCGTTTTAGCTTTTACCACCGCTACCGCATTAACCCTGCTTTCCGGCTGTACCGTGTTTGACAGAGCCGACAGTTATATGAAAAAACCCGTGGTTAGCGACGTTAAAAAGGGTATGACCAAACAACAAGCCCGCGCCATCGGCGGTGTGCCGTCAACGTCAGCCACCATGATTAATGCTCGCGGCACCTGTGACAGCTATGTTTTAGGTACTCGCGACGGTAAACCCATCAATTACTTTGTCAGCTATGATGATACCAACCACGTCCTGAACAAAGGGTTCCAGAGCTGCCAGGAATACGATACCAACCCGCAGCAATAA
- a CDS encoding metal-dependent hydrolase has translation MTAEGHLIFALASTILAKKMELSPALAHGDWWHIIAGGLLTCLLPDIDHPQSFLGQRLKWLSLPIARVFGHRGFTHSLLAIIAGILLFTLKLAPDMLIPLDAFHGMIIGYLSHIVADMLTPAGVPLLWPCRWRFRLPIITSQKGNQWERILCAAILVFAVQHPQGMPLSGNIPVPDSVYVLWHKVRGTLFPLI, from the coding sequence ATGACCGCCGAGGGGCATCTCATATTTGCATTGGCCAGCACCATTTTAGCGAAAAAAATGGAGCTATCCCCTGCGCTTGCCCATGGCGACTGGTGGCATATAATCGCGGGCGGATTACTGACCTGTTTGCTGCCGGATATCGATCATCCCCAATCCTTCTTAGGTCAGCGGCTGAAATGGCTATCCCTGCCCATCGCCAGGGTGTTCGGCCATCGCGGCTTTACCCACAGTCTGCTGGCCATAATCGCCGGGATCCTACTGTTCACCCTCAAGCTCGCGCCGGATATGCTCATCCCCCTGGATGCTTTTCACGGCATGATTATCGGCTATCTCAGCCACATTGTCGCCGATATGCTGACCCCCGCCGGAGTGCCTTTATTATGGCCCTGCCGATGGCGTTTCCGTTTGCCTATTATCACCTCGCAAAAGGGCAATCAATGGGAACGGATATTATGCGCGGCGATATTAGTCTTTGCCGTACAGCACCCGCAAGGGATGCCCCTGAGCGGTAATATCCCGGTGCCCGATTCAGTCTACGTCCTCTGGCACAAAGTCCGCGGCACGTTATTTCCTCTTATTTAA
- the kduD gene encoding 2-dehydro-3-deoxy-D-gluconate 5-dehydrogenase KduD encodes MILDTFDLKGKVALITGCDTGLGQGMAIGLAEAGCDIVGVNIVDPEETIAKVTALGRRFLSLTADLMKTDGIPAIVEKAVAEYGHLDILVNNAGIIRREDAIEFSEKNWDDVMNINIKTVFFMSQAVARQFIKQGKGGKIINIASMLSFQGGIRVPSYTASKSAVMGVTRLLANEWAKHNINVNALAPGYMATNNTQQLRADEDRSKEILERIPAGRWGLPADLKGPAVFLASSASDYINGYTIAVDGGWLAR; translated from the coding sequence ATGATTTTAGACACGTTTGATCTTAAAGGAAAAGTAGCGTTGATCACCGGCTGCGACACCGGTTTAGGCCAAGGTATGGCTATCGGTCTGGCTGAAGCGGGCTGCGATATCGTCGGCGTCAATATCGTCGATCCGGAAGAAACCATCGCCAAAGTGACCGCTTTAGGCCGTCGTTTTCTGAGCCTGACCGCCGATTTGATGAAAACCGACGGCATACCCGCTATTGTGGAAAAAGCGGTGGCGGAGTACGGTCATTTAGATATCCTGGTGAATAACGCCGGTATCATCCGCCGCGAAGACGCCATTGAATTCAGTGAAAAGAACTGGGACGATGTGATGAATATCAACATCAAAACCGTGTTCTTTATGTCCCAGGCCGTGGCCCGCCAGTTCATCAAGCAGGGTAAAGGCGGCAAAATCATCAATATCGCTTCCATGCTCTCCTTCCAGGGCGGTATTCGTGTCCCTTCCTATACCGCCTCGAAAAGCGCGGTAATGGGCGTTACCCGGCTGCTGGCCAATGAATGGGCTAAGCATAATATCAATGTCAACGCACTGGCGCCGGGCTATATGGCCACCAACAATACCCAGCAACTGCGCGCCGATGAAGACCGCAGCAAAGAAATCCTGGAACGCATCCCCGCCGGCCGCTGGGGTTTGCCCGCCGACCTGAAAGGCCCGGCGGTATTCCTCGCCTCCTCCGCATCGGATTACATCAACGGCTACACCATCGCCGTAGACGGCGGCTGGCTGGCGCGGTAA
- the kduI gene encoding 5-dehydro-4-deoxy-D-glucuronate isomerase, producing the protein MQVRQSIHSDHAKQLDTEGLRSQFLIEKIFEADAYTMTYSHIDRIIVGGIKPVAKTVSIGSEVGKQLGVSYFLERRELGVINIGGPGVIVVDGKTYEIGHQEALYVGMGAKDVQFSSVDAAKPAKFYYNSAPAHTTYPSRKITLAEASPQTIGDNATSNLRTINKFIVPDVLPTCQLTMGLTKLAEGNLWNTMPCHTHERRMEVYFYFDMDEETAVFHMMGQPQQTRHLLVHNEQAVISPSWSIHAGVGTKNYTFIWGMVGENQVFDDMDHVKVSEIR; encoded by the coding sequence ATGCAAGTCCGCCAAAGCATTCACAGTGACCACGCGAAGCAACTGGACACGGAAGGGCTGCGCAGCCAATTTCTGATTGAAAAGATTTTTGAAGCCGATGCGTACACCATGACCTATAGCCACATCGACCGCATCATTGTCGGCGGGATTAAACCGGTGGCGAAAACGGTGAGTATCGGCAGCGAAGTGGGAAAGCAATTGGGCGTGAGCTATTTCCTGGAACGCCGTGAATTGGGCGTTATCAATATCGGCGGCCCGGGGGTTATCGTGGTGGACGGCAAGACCTATGAAATCGGCCACCAGGAAGCGCTGTATGTCGGCATGGGCGCCAAGGACGTTCAGTTCTCAAGCGTGGACGCCGCAAAACCGGCTAAGTTCTACTATAACAGCGCCCCGGCGCATACCACATATCCGAGCCGGAAAATCACCCTGGCGGAGGCTTCGCCGCAAACTATCGGCGACAACGCCACCAGCAATCTGCGCACCATCAATAAATTTATTGTGCCCGATGTCCTGCCGACCTGCCAGTTGACCATGGGTCTGACCAAACTGGCGGAAGGCAATCTTTGGAATACCATGCCTTGCCATACTCATGAACGGCGTATGGAAGTCTACTTCTACTTCGATATGGATGAAGAAACCGCGGTATTCCATATGATGGGCCAGCCGCAGCAAACCCGCCATCTGTTGGTGCATAACGAGCAGGCGGTTATCTCGCCAAGCTGGTCTATTCATGCCGGCGTCGGCACCAAGAATTACACCTTTATCTGGGGTATGGTCGGAGAAAATCAGGTATTTGACGATATGGATCATGTCAAAGTCAGCGAAATTCGCTGA
- a CDS encoding cupin domain-containing protein, whose product MKTFFIDDETPWEVVGDGVKRKVMTWSDELMMVCVHFAKGAVGTAHRHEIHDQIAYVAAGSFEVEIEGEKRLLKAGDAYRAVKHQMHGVVALEDNSVLIDTFTPKRADFLS is encoded by the coding sequence ATGAAAACCTTTTTTATTGATGATGAAACCCCTTGGGAAGTTGTCGGCGACGGCGTTAAACGCAAGGTAATGACCTGGAGCGATGAGTTGATGATGGTGTGCGTCCATTTTGCCAAGGGCGCAGTGGGCACTGCCCATCGCCATGAGATCCACGACCAGATTGCCTATGTGGCCGCCGGCAGTTTCGAGGTGGAAATCGAAGGAGAAAAACGGCTGCTGAAAGCCGGGGATGCCTATCGGGCGGTGAAACACCAAATGCACGGCGTGGTCGCCCTGGAAGACAATAGCGTCCTGATTGATACCTTCACACCGAAACGGGCCGATTTTCTATCATAA
- the hxpB gene encoding hexitol phosphatase HxpB — MPASIPQEALIFDMDGLIIDSEPLWHQAELDVFAAMGVDTAKGENLPDTLGLRIDQVVKLWYQVSPWQGVTLDDVTLRIIRRAVTLIEQQRPLLPGVQYALETARDCGLKIGLASASPLFMLENVLEIFSLRHYFAEIASAEHLPYSKPHPEVYLQAAAKLDALPERCSTLEDSFNGMIATKAARMRSIVVPDPAYRADPRWVVADIKLDSLLNLTTEHIL; from the coding sequence ATGCCCGCATCAATCCCGCAGGAAGCCCTTATTTTTGATATGGATGGCTTGATTATTGACTCAGAACCCCTATGGCACCAAGCGGAGCTGGATGTGTTCGCGGCGATGGGAGTGGATACCGCCAAAGGGGAAAATTTGCCGGATACCTTGGGATTGCGTATCGACCAGGTGGTGAAACTATGGTATCAGGTCAGCCCCTGGCAAGGCGTCACACTGGACGACGTCACCCTGCGGATAATCCGGCGCGCCGTTACGCTGATAGAACAGCAGCGGCCGCTGCTGCCCGGCGTGCAATATGCGCTGGAAACCGCCCGTGACTGCGGGCTGAAGATCGGCCTGGCCTCGGCATCGCCGCTGTTTATGCTGGAAAACGTGCTTGAGATTTTCTCCTTGCGCCACTATTTTGCCGAAATTGCCTCAGCGGAACATCTTCCCTATAGCAAGCCGCACCCTGAAGTCTATCTCCAGGCGGCGGCCAAACTTGATGCGCTGCCGGAACGCTGCTCCACCCTGGAGGATTCGTTTAACGGCATGATTGCCACCAAGGCGGCGCGCATGCGTTCCATCGTGGTGCCCGACCCCGCTTACCGCGCCGACCCGCGCTGGGTAGTCGCCGATATCAAGCTAGACTCGCTGCTGAATCTGACCACTGAACATATTCTCTGA
- a CDS encoding YniB family protein: MTYQQAGRLAVIKRLAGWIIFIPALLSTLISLLKFLYQHSEQNKGINAVMADFFHVIIDMMRFNTSFLNVFWFNSPQPAFENGYFVGNIGFWIIYLLIFVGLALQASGARMSRQVRFIREGIENQMVLEHAKGTEGYSRSQLEEKIVMPRHTILLQVFPLYILPIIIAVAGYFILKLLGML; encoded by the coding sequence ATGACGTATCAACAAGCTGGTCGCCTGGCCGTAATAAAACGGTTAGCGGGATGGATAATATTTATACCGGCTTTACTTTCCACACTGATTTCTTTACTGAAATTCCTTTACCAGCACAGTGAGCAAAATAAAGGCATCAATGCGGTAATGGCCGATTTTTTTCACGTTATCATCGATATGATGCGATTTAACACTTCTTTTCTGAATGTGTTTTGGTTCAACTCCCCGCAGCCGGCGTTTGAGAATGGTTATTTCGTCGGCAATATTGGTTTCTGGATTATTTATTTACTGATCTTTGTCGGTCTGGCATTACAGGCTTCAGGCGCCAGGATGTCGCGTCAGGTCAGGTTTATCCGTGAAGGGATCGAAAATCAGATGGTGCTGGAACACGCGAAGGGAACCGAAGGCTACAGCCGTTCGCAACTGGAGGAAAAAATTGTCATGCCGCGCCATACCATTCTGCTGCAGGTTTTTCCCCTCTATATCCTGCCCATTATTATTGCGGTAGCCGGTTATTTCATTCTGAAACTGCTCGGCATGCTGTAA
- the pfkB gene encoding 6-phosphofructokinase II, which yields MIPITTLTLAPSLDSATTTDRLYAEGKLRCTAPLFEPGGGGINVARAIVHLGGDATALFPIGGPTGRHLTELLRAEGITTDAIETKDWTRQNLHVHVESTGEQYRFVMPGAHLTGEEFALFEQRLPGLPKNSLFVISGSLPPGISVENLQHLLQEAQRCGLRCVVDSSGPALKACLDIGNLALVKPNQKELAELVKRNLDDPDAVRQAALEIIAQGKTERVVVSLGPQGALAADKDRVFQVVPPPVKKMSTVGAGDSMVGAMTLKLAEGADLLDMARYGVAAGSAATLHKGTRLCALEDTRRIYDYLCQDLTA from the coding sequence ATGATACCGATAACGACCCTGACCCTGGCGCCGTCCCTGGACAGCGCCACGACCACCGATCGGCTTTACGCCGAAGGCAAGCTGCGCTGCACCGCCCCGCTGTTTGAACCGGGCGGCGGCGGCATCAATGTGGCGCGGGCGATTGTGCATTTAGGGGGGGACGCCACCGCGCTGTTTCCTATTGGCGGCCCTACAGGCCGCCATCTGACCGAACTGCTCAGGGCGGAAGGAATAACCACCGATGCCATCGAAACCAAGGACTGGACCCGGCAGAATCTCCATGTACACGTAGAAAGCACCGGCGAGCAGTATCGTTTCGTTATGCCCGGAGCGCATCTGACCGGCGAAGAATTTGCTCTGTTTGAACAGCGGCTGCCCGGCCTCCCTAAAAATTCCCTGTTTGTTATCAGCGGTAGCCTGCCGCCGGGCATTAGCGTGGAGAATCTGCAGCATTTGCTGCAAGAGGCCCAGCGCTGTGGTTTACGCTGCGTTGTGGACAGTTCGGGTCCGGCGCTGAAAGCATGTCTGGATATCGGCAATCTGGCGCTGGTCAAACCTAACCAAAAAGAGCTGGCGGAACTGGTGAAACGTAATCTGGACGATCCCGATGCGGTAAGGCAAGCGGCCCTGGAAATTATTGCCCAGGGCAAAACCGAGCGCGTGGTGGTATCCCTCGGTCCTCAGGGGGCATTGGCGGCGGATAAGGATCGGGTATTCCAGGTCGTGCCGCCACCGGTTAAAAAGATGAGCACCGTGGGCGCCGGGGACAGTATGGTGGGCGCAATGACGCTGAAGCTGGCCGAGGGCGCGGATTTGCTGGATATGGCGCGATACGGTGTGGCGGCGGGCAGCGCGGCCACCCTGCACAAAGGCACCCGGTTATGCGCCTTGGAAGACACGCGGCGTATTTACGATTATCTGTGCCAAGATCTTACCGCCTGA